A genomic window from Nicotiana sylvestris chromosome 11, ASM39365v2, whole genome shotgun sequence includes:
- the LOC104211689 gene encoding uncharacterized protein: MMMKEPNQRRDKDNSGSSSSSNMRCPHCAGPLSKEMETSQWTVPPLIRDSFSMIGSAVGGTTSAFYGFNHVMPIVRRWIKGPMWLHFLVGAPPVIVFSSACAGLAGGAVPAFAQLASSSYHAAISSSSSPPTVSQDEKMRKSRTSSTL; this comes from the exons ATGATGATGAAGGAACCAAACCAGAGAAGAGACAAAGATAATAgcggtagtagtagtagtagtaatatgAGATGCCCGCACTGTGCGGGTCCTCTTTCTAAGGAGATG GAGACAAGCCAGTGGACGGTTCCCCCTCTAATCCGTGATAGCTTTTCTATG ATTGGTTCTGCGGTTGGTGGGACTACAAGTGCGTTCTATGGGTTCAACCATG TGATGCCGATCGTGAGAAGGTGGATTAAAGGACCTATGTGGTTGCATTTCCTTGTTGGT GCCCCTCCTGTGATAGTTTTCTCATCTGCATGTGCAGGGTTAGCAG GTGGTGCTGTTCCAGCATTTGCTCAGCTAGCATCTTCGTCTTACCATGCCGCGATTTCATCTTCCTCGTCACCACCTACTGTTTCACAAGATGAAAAGATGAGAAAATCTAGAACTTCTTCAACTCTGTAG
- the LOC104211690 gene encoding NAC transcription factor 29-like, translating to MEFDEQTKAHLKASQNPKILELEKQKQVEDEKGLIIVKPNYNIISEISRVNYVDDSFVFPPGYRFCPHDEELIIHYLKKRVMNERLPHDKIKEVNLYKYSPQELSENYSMLGDKEWYFFTPRDRKYPNGNRPNRAAGTGYWKATGADKPIKHNDIKVGFRKALVFYEGKPPKGDKTNWIMHEFRVNESRRLKRHAQDMRLDDWVLCRIYKKVDKSFKNARKEQEQDDASISCSSIGKMENCDYEGTTDSYEIARQNLKLPHHYDITFDDPGFNMDYNKYSLDNFSHYGPRPNYGMPLHPSFSPGNIFWDQRGYQENCNILPMNFDVNNFYEDSYDEIQSQNILDSLLDENSSIYKD from the exons ATGGAGTTTGATGAGCAAACTAAGGCGCATCTGAAGGCCAGTCAAAACCCTAAAATTCTTGaattagaaaaacaaaaacaagtagaAGATGAAAAGGGTTTGATCATAGTAAAACCAAATTACAATATCATAAGTGAGATTAGCAGAGTTAATTATGTTGATGATAGTTTTGTTTTTCCACCTGGATATCGTTTTTGTccacatgatgaagagcttatcattCATTATCTTAAGAAGAGAGTGATGAATGAACGTTTACCACATGACAAAATCAAGGAGGTTAATCTTTATAAATATAGCCCTCAAGagctttcag AGAACTATTCAATGCTGGGAGACAAGGAATGGTACTTCTTCACTCCAAGGGATAGAAAATATCCAAATGGTAATAGGCCAAATCGAGCAGCAGGAACAGGTTATTGGAAAGCTACTGGAGCTGACAAACCTATAAAGCACAATGATATTAAAGTTGGATTTAGAAAGGCTTTAGTTTTTTATGAAGGAAAACCTCCCAAAGGTGACAAAACAAATTGGATTATGCATGAATTTCGAGTGAATGAATCTCGCAGGCTCAAAAGACATGCACAAGACATGAGG CTCGACGATTGGGTTCTATGCAGGATTTATAAAAAAGTTGACAAGTCATTCAAGAATGCCCGAAAGGAACAAGAGCAAGACGATGCAAGCATAAGTTGTTCTTCTATTGGTAAGATGGAGAATTGTGACTACGAAGGAACTACAGATTCATATGAAATTGcgagacaaaatttaaaattaccTCATCATTATGATATCACTTTCGACGATCCTGGTTTCAACATGGATTATAACAAATACAGTCTTGATAATTTTTCACATTATGGACCAAGACCAAACTATGGCATGCCTCTTCATCCATCATTTTCTCCTGGAAATATTTTTTGGGATCAAAGAGGATATCAAGAGAACTGCAACATTTTGCCTATGAATTTCGACGTGAATAACTTTTATGAAGATTCTTATGATGAAATTCAATCCCAGAATATTCTTGATAGTCTTCTTGATGAGAACTCATCGATCTATAAAGATTGA